One stretch of Pedobacter riviphilus DNA includes these proteins:
- a CDS encoding amidohydrolase family protein: MKHLYFLSALSLLFFSSNAQEKKWDIEKYLGTTKSFTLNTDEGTWMNLDVSADGQEIAFDLLGDIYVMPITGGVAKLISGGAAWDVQPRFSPNGKYISYTSDKSGGDNIWIMNRDGSGKKQITKESFRLLNNATWMPNSEYIVARKHFTASRSLGAGEMWMYSINGGDGVQLTKRKNDQQDAGEPNVSPDGRYVYFSEDVSPGPNFEYSKDPNGTIYAIRQLDLTTGKLNTLINEQGGACRPQVSPDGNLIAFVKRVRLKSTLYVQNLKTGEEWPVNEDLSHDQQETWAIFGVYPNFAWTPDSKSIVFYAKGKIRKTEIGTLINSTIPFQANTIQTVQKALHFEQQVFNNEFSAKMLRQLTTSPDGKIIVFNAAGYLYKQELPAGTPERLTNGLDFEFEPAFSPDGKYVVYTTWSDELRGAIKRTDVKSGKTIMLSDEKGFYYSPQYSTKGDKIVFRKGSGNDVLGYNYGRGTGIFIMPANGGAKTLILDNGIRPQFNNTDTRIYFQSYADGKKALKSIDLNGANERTHFTSQYANQFVISPDNKWVAFNELFNVYITPMINIGAAQDASAGNKAIPVTKVTTDGGTYIQWSADSKSLHWTLGPKYFTIDVNSAFNFDGTTPKTEASAININLVLKSDMPTGIVALKGARIISMKGDEVIENGTIITDGNKITAIGKADAVSIPVNAKVIDVNGKTIMPGIVDVHAHLRTSPDGITPQNDWSYMANLAFGVTTSHDPSSNTEMVFSQSEMLKAGRMVGPRVYSTGSILYGADGDFKVVINSLDDALANLRRLKAVGAFSVKSYNQPRREQRQQILEAARQLNMEVVPEGGSTFFTNMNMVADGHTGIEHSIPVLPVYKDVTTLWNNTEVGYTPTLIVAYGGQWGENYWYDRTNVWENEKLMTYTPRSIVDARARRRTTSEYSDYNHIDIAKATKQIADGGTKVNLGAHGQIQGLGAHWELWMLVQGGFSPLQAIRAATLNGASYLGMNKEIGSLEVGKLADMVIMDANPLDDIRNSEKIKYVMINGRLYDSATLNEVGTREKLRGKLWFENAKGNGYIIPNGESETWTFTVPHCD; the protein is encoded by the coding sequence ATGAAACACCTCTATTTTCTATCCGCTCTTTCCTTATTATTTTTCAGTTCAAATGCCCAAGAGAAGAAATGGGACATTGAAAAATATCTCGGAACAACCAAAAGCTTCACTTTAAATACTGATGAAGGTACCTGGATGAACCTTGATGTAAGTGCCGATGGACAGGAAATTGCCTTTGATTTATTGGGCGATATCTACGTGATGCCAATTACTGGTGGTGTGGCAAAGCTGATTAGCGGAGGTGCTGCATGGGATGTTCAGCCCAGGTTTAGTCCTAACGGAAAATATATTTCCTACACGAGCGATAAAAGTGGTGGAGATAACATATGGATCATGAACCGTGATGGTTCTGGTAAAAAACAGATTACTAAAGAGAGCTTTAGGTTATTGAATAATGCCACCTGGATGCCAAACAGCGAGTACATAGTTGCAAGAAAACACTTTACAGCAAGCCGTTCTTTAGGTGCCGGAGAAATGTGGATGTATAGCATAAACGGCGGTGATGGTGTACAGTTAACTAAACGCAAAAACGATCAGCAAGATGCTGGTGAGCCCAATGTTTCGCCAGATGGCAGATATGTTTACTTTAGTGAAGATGTGAGTCCAGGCCCTAATTTTGAGTACAGCAAAGATCCTAACGGAACCATTTATGCCATCCGTCAACTGGATTTGACAACAGGAAAGTTAAACACCTTAATTAATGAGCAAGGCGGTGCCTGTAGGCCACAAGTTTCTCCAGATGGGAATTTAATAGCTTTTGTAAAGCGTGTTAGATTAAAATCTACCTTATATGTGCAGAACCTGAAGACTGGCGAAGAATGGCCGGTAAATGAAGATTTATCTCATGATCAGCAGGAAACCTGGGCTATTTTCGGGGTATATCCAAATTTTGCATGGACTCCTGATAGTAAAAGCATTGTTTTTTATGCAAAAGGAAAAATTAGAAAAACGGAAATCGGTACGTTGATCAACAGCACCATTCCTTTTCAGGCGAATACGATTCAAACGGTACAAAAAGCCTTGCATTTTGAACAGCAAGTTTTCAATAACGAATTTTCTGCCAAAATGTTAAGACAGTTAACCACTTCTCCTGATGGAAAAATAATTGTTTTTAATGCAGCAGGGTACTTATACAAACAGGAGTTGCCAGCGGGAACGCCAGAAAGGTTAACCAATGGACTGGATTTCGAATTTGAACCAGCCTTTAGCCCTGATGGAAAATACGTTGTTTATACCACCTGGAGTGATGAATTACGTGGAGCAATAAAACGGACGGACGTAAAATCGGGAAAAACCATTATGCTCAGCGATGAGAAAGGTTTTTATTACTCTCCTCAATATTCAACAAAAGGGGATAAAATCGTTTTCAGAAAAGGAAGTGGCAACGATGTTTTAGGTTATAACTATGGCCGCGGAACAGGTATTTTTATAATGCCAGCCAATGGTGGCGCTAAAACCTTGATTTTAGATAATGGAATCCGTCCACAGTTTAACAATACCGATACGCGCATTTATTTCCAAAGTTATGCTGATGGTAAAAAGGCGCTAAAAAGTATCGATTTAAATGGTGCCAACGAAAGAACACATTTTACTTCTCAATATGCTAATCAGTTCGTTATCAGTCCAGATAATAAATGGGTAGCATTTAACGAATTATTTAACGTTTATATTACACCAATGATCAATATTGGTGCAGCACAAGATGCATCAGCAGGCAATAAGGCCATACCAGTTACAAAAGTGACTACCGATGGCGGAACATACATTCAATGGAGTGCAGATAGTAAAAGTCTTCATTGGACATTAGGTCCAAAATATTTCACCATTGATGTAAACAGTGCCTTCAATTTTGACGGAACAACACCTAAAACAGAAGCATCTGCTATAAACATTAATCTGGTATTAAAGTCTGACATGCCTACTGGCATAGTAGCACTCAAAGGAGCCAGGATTATTTCTATGAAAGGCGACGAAGTAATTGAAAATGGAACCATCATTACCGATGGAAATAAAATTACCGCAATAGGAAAAGCAGATGCAGTAAGCATTCCAGTCAATGCTAAAGTAATAGATGTTAATGGCAAAACCATTATGCCTGGCATTGTTGATGTTCATGCTCACTTGCGTACCAGTCCTGATGGAATAACACCACAGAACGATTGGAGTTATATGGCTAATCTGGCTTTTGGTGTTACCACTTCACATGATCCATCTAGCAATACCGAAATGGTTTTTAGCCAGAGTGAAATGCTTAAAGCTGGTAGAATGGTTGGTCCGAGGGTTTATTCTACAGGGTCGATTCTATATGGTGCAGATGGCGACTTTAAAGTGGTGATTAATAGTTTGGATGATGCACTAGCTAATCTGCGCAGGTTAAAAGCCGTTGGTGCATTTTCAGTTAAATCTTATAATCAACCACGCAGGGAACAGCGTCAACAGATTTTAGAAGCAGCCCGTCAGTTAAATATGGAAGTTGTACCTGAAGGTGGCTCTACTTTTTTCACCAATATGAATATGGTTGCAGATGGGCATACCGGAATAGAGCACAGTATTCCTGTTTTACCAGTTTATAAAGATGTAACCACGCTGTGGAACAATACCGAAGTGGGCTACACCCCTACTTTAATCGTGGCTTATGGCGGCCAATGGGGTGAAAATTATTGGTATGATAGAACTAATGTTTGGGAAAACGAAAAATTGATGACTTACACCCCTCGCTCTATCGTTGACGCGCGAGCAAGACGTAGAACAACTTCAGAATATAGTGACTATAACCACATCGATATTGCCAAAGCAACCAAACAAATTGCTGACGGTGGTACGAAGGTTAACCTTGGTGCGCATGGACAGATTCAAGGCCTGGGAGCACATTGGGAATTATGGATGTTGGTGCAGGGTGGTTTTAGTCCGCTGCAGGCCATTAGGGCGGCAACATTAAATGGTGCAAGTTATTTAGGCATGAACAAAGAAATTGGCTCACTTGAAGTGGGCAAACTGGCCGATATGGTGATTATGGATGCCAATCCTTTGGATGATATCCGCAATTCGGAGAAAATCAAATATGTGATGATCAACGGACGGCTTTATGATAGTGCCACCTTAAACGAAGTGGGAACGAGAGAAAAACTGCGCGGGAAATTGTGGTTCGAGAATGCTAAAGGAAATGGCTATATTATTCCAAACGGAGAATCAGAAACCTGGACATTTACTGTTCCACATTGTGATTAA
- a CDS encoding PDDEXK nuclease domain-containing protein translates to MLETQFADIISLIKNARTAALKTVNSTLINLYWNIGEYIHNKVKNAEWGQSVVKQLAEFLSKNEPDLKGFSDKNLWRMKQFYESYKDYPKLSTLLREISWTHNLIILSRLKSIEEKEFYLKLCQREKYSKRELDRQISASHYERSIMGNTKLSPLVRVLQNDIETVFKDSYVFEFLNLPEPHNESELQKSLIKEMRNFILELGKDFLFISEEYKIQVGNSDFYIDLLFYHRGLQCLVAFELKVDKFKPEHLGQLNFYLEALDRDVKKSNENPSIGILLCKDKDNEVVEYALSRSLSPTLVAEYKTQLPDKKLLQRKIHELFK, encoded by the coding sequence ATGTTAGAAACGCAGTTTGCAGATATTATAAGCTTAATTAAAAATGCCCGAACGGCTGCCTTAAAGACTGTAAATTCTACATTAATTAATCTGTATTGGAATATCGGCGAGTATATTCACAACAAGGTCAAAAATGCCGAATGGGGACAATCTGTCGTAAAGCAGTTGGCGGAATTTTTATCAAAAAACGAACCCGATTTAAAGGGTTTTTCGGACAAAAATCTTTGGCGGATGAAGCAGTTTTATGAAAGCTATAAAGATTACCCAAAACTCTCAACACTGTTGAGAGAAATTAGCTGGACTCATAATCTAATTATTCTTTCCAGGTTAAAATCCATAGAGGAAAAAGAATTCTATTTAAAACTTTGTCAAAGAGAAAAATATAGCAAGCGAGAACTTGACAGGCAAATATCTGCTAGCCACTATGAAAGATCTATAATGGGAAATACAAAACTCTCACCACTGGTGAGAGTTTTACAAAATGATATTGAAACTGTTTTCAAGGATAGCTATGTATTTGAATTTCTTAATCTTCCAGAACCACACAACGAAAGCGAGCTACAAAAAAGCTTAATTAAGGAAATGAGAAATTTCATTCTTGAACTCGGAAAAGACTTTTTATTTATTAGTGAAGAATATAAAATACAGGTTGGCAACAGCGATTTTTATATCGATTTGCTTTTTTATCACCGTGGCTTACAATGTTTAGTTGCATTTGAATTAAAAGTAGATAAATTCAAACCCGAACATTTAGGCCAATTAAACTTCTATTTAGAAGCTTTAGATAGGGATGTTAAAAAATCAAACGAAAATCCAAGTATTGGCATTCTGCTTTGCAAGGATAAAGACAACGAAGTAGTAGAATATGCATTAAGCAGAAGCCTCTCTCCTACTTTGGTCGCTGAGTATAAAACCCAGTTACCTGACAAAAAATTACTCCAGAGAAAAATACACGAATTGTTTAAATAA
- a CDS encoding B12-binding domain-containing radical SAM protein: protein MKTEIFAITPPFTQLNTPYPATAYIKGFLNTKNISSTQADLGIEVILELFSKKGLQDLFSLSIDDQNPKSDNAKRIFALQDEYLKTIDAVIAFLQGKNPTLALQICSDDFLPQASRFSQLEELDWAFGAMGTQDKAKHLATLYLEDISDYIVACVDENFGFSRYAERLGRSANSFDELYDALHKKPTYIDQILISVLKEKIETVQPKLFLISVPFPGNLYSAFRCAQWIKANHPEIKISMGGGFPNTELRSLSDTRVFEFFDYITLDDGELPIELLYHNITHPIPTEAHFYKRTFLFENGKVVYRNDAFRNDYKQADVGTPDYTGLLLDKYISVIEIVNPMHRMWSDGRWNKLTMAHGCYWGKCTFCDISLDYIKVYEPVAAKLIVDRIEDLYAKTGQNGFHFVDEAAPPALMREVALEIIRRKLAVTWWTNIRFEKSFTQDLCLLLKASGCIAVSGGLEVASDRLLKLIDKGVTVEQVAKVTRNFTEAGIMVHAYLMYGYPTQTVQETVDSLEMVRQLFEVGVLQSGFWHQFAMTAHSPVGMYPEKFGVIKDTEVIGTFANNDINYTDKTGIDHNKFSYGLKKSLFNFMHGICFDYELQDWFDFKIPRTKIPADFIEKALNNTDHFNTKPTAKVVWIGGKPSTDYFTKSKKGITWEMASLTFHDKKETVTVQMNKKEGEWLTAILNKISISNEKVYTFQEIKSDFETELENFELFWYSKPINTLRAYGLLVL, encoded by the coding sequence TTGAAAACCGAAATCTTCGCCATTACACCGCCATTTACCCAACTGAATACTCCATATCCAGCAACGGCGTATATAAAAGGTTTTCTGAATACCAAAAATATCAGCTCAACTCAAGCCGATTTGGGTATTGAAGTTATTTTAGAACTGTTTTCTAAAAAAGGATTGCAGGATTTATTCAGTTTAAGCATTGATGATCAAAATCCAAAAAGTGACAATGCTAAACGTATTTTCGCCTTACAAGACGAATATTTAAAAACCATCGATGCTGTAATTGCATTTTTACAGGGCAAGAATCCAACTTTGGCATTACAGATCTGTAGTGATGATTTTCTGCCCCAAGCTTCGCGTTTTTCACAGTTGGAAGAATTGGATTGGGCTTTTGGGGCAATGGGTACGCAGGATAAGGCAAAACATTTGGCTACACTTTATCTTGAAGATATATCTGATTACATAGTAGCGTGTGTTGATGAAAATTTTGGCTTTAGCCGTTATGCAGAACGTTTAGGCAGAAGCGCTAATTCCTTTGATGAACTGTACGATGCTTTGCATAAAAAACCAACCTACATTGATCAGATCCTGATTTCAGTTTTAAAAGAGAAAATTGAAACTGTTCAACCTAAACTGTTCCTGATTTCGGTTCCTTTTCCAGGGAACTTGTACAGTGCTTTTCGTTGTGCACAATGGATCAAGGCCAATCACCCTGAAATCAAAATTTCGATGGGCGGTGGTTTTCCAAATACCGAATTAAGATCTTTATCAGATACACGTGTTTTTGAATTCTTCGATTATATCACTTTGGATGATGGCGAGCTCCCGATCGAATTGTTATACCATAATATTACGCATCCCATTCCTACAGAAGCCCACTTTTATAAAAGGACTTTTCTGTTTGAAAATGGCAAAGTAGTTTACCGTAACGATGCCTTCAGAAATGATTATAAACAAGCCGATGTAGGCACACCAGATTATACAGGTTTGCTTTTAGATAAATATATTTCGGTAATCGAAATTGTTAACCCGATGCACCGCATGTGGAGCGATGGGCGTTGGAACAAACTCACCATGGCACATGGTTGCTATTGGGGAAAATGTACTTTTTGCGATATTTCACTGGATTATATTAAAGTTTACGAGCCCGTTGCTGCTAAATTGATTGTTGACCGCATTGAGGATTTATACGCTAAAACCGGACAGAATGGGTTCCATTTTGTAGATGAGGCAGCACCACCAGCGTTAATGCGCGAAGTGGCTCTTGAAATTATCAGAAGGAAATTAGCGGTTACCTGGTGGACAAATATCCGGTTTGAGAAAAGCTTTACACAAGATTTATGTTTGTTGTTAAAGGCGTCAGGTTGTATTGCCGTTTCAGGTGGACTTGAAGTAGCATCCGATCGTTTATTGAAGCTTATTGATAAAGGTGTAACGGTAGAACAAGTGGCAAAGGTTACCCGTAACTTTACCGAAGCAGGGATTATGGTACATGCTTATTTAATGTATGGTTATCCTACTCAAACGGTACAAGAAACGGTTGATAGTTTGGAGATGGTGCGTCAGCTGTTTGAAGTTGGGGTATTACAATCTGGCTTTTGGCATCAGTTTGCGATGACCGCACATAGCCCTGTAGGCATGTATCCAGAAAAATTTGGTGTGATAAAGGACACAGAAGTGATTGGAACTTTTGCCAATAACGATATCAATTATACCGATAAAACAGGGATTGATCATAATAAATTCAGCTATGGGTTGAAAAAATCTCTTTTCAATTTTATGCATGGTATCTGTTTTGATTACGAACTGCAGGATTGGTTCGATTTTAAGATCCCGCGAACTAAAATCCCCGCTGATTTTATTGAGAAGGCTTTAAATAATACGGATCATTTTAATACCAAACCAACAGCAAAAGTAGTTTGGATAGGAGGGAAACCATCAACCGATTATTTTACCAAATCGAAAAAAGGAATTACCTGGGAAATGGCTTCACTTACTTTCCATGATAAAAAAGAAACTGTTACCGTTCAAATGAACAAAAAAGAAGGTGAATGGTTAACAGCCATTTTGAATAAAATTTCGATCTCAAATGAAAAAGTATATACTTTTCAAGAGATTAAGTCCGATTTTGAGACGGAATTGGAGAACTTTGAACTTTTCTGGTATTCGAAACCTATCAATACGTTAAGAGCATACGGTTTGCTGGTTTTATAA
- a CDS encoding RecQ family ATP-dependent DNA helicase has protein sequence MTAIEILQKYWGHQSFRPLQEDIIASVLEGKDSLALLPTGGGKSICFQVPALVKEGICIVVSPLIALMKDQVENLKSKGIEAIAIYAGMGKREIDILLDNCIYGKIKFLYLSPERLLSDLVRVRISYMNVNLIAVDEAHCISQWGYDFRPPYQQISKLREILPNVPVLALTATATEFVRKDIIEKLEMKDPQVFVKSFARDNLSYVVFGNEDKYKKLIDICNNVKGTGLVYVRNRRETAEVANFISRNGIKADFYHAGLERDIRFLKQEAWKSNKTRIMVATNAFGMGIDKADVRFVVHLDLPESLEAYYQEAGRAGRDEKRSYAVLLAHQSDILGLESRYLDSFPSPEEIRKTYHHLGNYFQLAFGAGEGLTFTFDIADFSKRFNISVLKTISAMKFLEHDGYLTLSESVFLPSRMMFIASHEDIYRFQIENKAYDGIIKTILRSYGGAFDGFVKINEADLAKKTGLSYKEILALLNKLQAIELLTYIQQTDQPQLQYVRPRVDMDHFDLDVKYLELRKEILHKQINAVVGYASSNLCRSIQLLNYFDEHNATKCGVCDVCLAEKRAENNSQMSEEIEYEIVSLLQQQSLSLDDLVISIKNGAEAERIDAIRELLDAGKIKTDGKKYYL, from the coding sequence ATGACAGCAATAGAGATTTTACAAAAATATTGGGGACACCAGTCTTTTAGACCTTTACAGGAAGATATTATTGCCTCCGTTTTAGAAGGGAAAGACAGTTTAGCATTGTTGCCTACCGGGGGTGGTAAATCAATTTGTTTTCAGGTTCCTGCTTTGGTTAAAGAGGGGATTTGTATAGTAGTTTCGCCACTAATTGCCCTGATGAAAGACCAGGTAGAAAATCTGAAATCGAAGGGGATTGAAGCCATTGCCATTTATGCCGGAATGGGTAAACGTGAAATCGATATCTTACTGGATAATTGTATTTACGGAAAAATTAAGTTTCTTTATTTATCCCCAGAGCGTTTATTGTCTGATTTGGTACGGGTTCGCATTTCTTACATGAACGTGAACCTGATTGCGGTTGATGAGGCGCATTGTATTTCTCAATGGGGTTACGATTTCAGGCCGCCATACCAACAGATTTCCAAACTCCGCGAAATTCTGCCGAATGTTCCTGTTTTAGCGCTAACCGCAACAGCTACCGAATTTGTTAGAAAAGATATTATAGAAAAACTGGAAATGAAAGACCCACAGGTTTTTGTTAAAAGTTTTGCAAGGGATAATCTAAGCTATGTGGTTTTTGGTAATGAAGATAAATATAAAAAGCTGATCGATATTTGTAATAATGTTAAGGGTACGGGTTTGGTATATGTTCGCAATCGCAGGGAAACCGCAGAAGTGGCCAATTTTATTAGCCGAAATGGAATTAAAGCCGATTTTTACCACGCTGGGTTGGAACGCGATATACGCTTTTTAAAGCAGGAGGCGTGGAAGAGCAACAAAACCCGGATCATGGTGGCTACTAATGCCTTTGGAATGGGGATAGATAAGGCAGACGTTCGTTTTGTGGTGCATTTAGACTTACCAGAAAGTTTGGAAGCCTATTACCAGGAAGCAGGCAGGGCAGGGCGCGACGAAAAGCGAAGTTACGCCGTTCTTTTAGCTCATCAGTCTGATATTTTGGGCCTGGAATCCAGATACCTGGATAGTTTTCCGTCTCCAGAAGAAATCAGAAAAACCTATCATCATCTAGGCAATTATTTTCAGCTGGCATTTGGTGCTGGCGAAGGTTTAACCTTTACCTTTGATATCGCTGATTTCAGTAAGCGATTTAATATTAGTGTTTTAAAAACAATTTCTGCGATGAAGTTTTTAGAACACGACGGTTATCTTACCTTATCTGAAAGTGTTTTCCTCCCATCAAGAATGATGTTTATTGCCAGCCATGAAGATATTTACCGTTTTCAGATCGAAAATAAAGCCTACGATGGGATTATAAAGACGATTTTGCGTTCGTACGGTGGAGCTTTTGACGGTTTTGTTAAGATTAACGAAGCCGATTTAGCAAAAAAAACAGGGTTGTCTTATAAAGAGATTCTTGCTTTATTGAATAAGTTACAGGCCATCGAATTGCTTACGTATATTCAACAGACGGATCAGCCACAGTTACAATATGTTAGGCCAAGGGTGGATATGGATCATTTTGACCTGGATGTAAAATACCTGGAACTGAGAAAAGAAATCTTACACAAACAGATCAACGCGGTGGTGGGGTATGCTTCATCTAATTTATGCAGAAGCATTCAGCTACTCAATTATTTTGACGAACACAACGCTACGAAATGTGGGGTTTGCGATGTTTGCTTAGCTGAAAAAAGAGCTGAAAATAACAGTCAAATGAGCGAAGAAATTGAATATGAAATTGTTTCTTTACTTCAACAACAGTCCTTAAGCCTTGACGATCTGGTGATCAGTATTAAAAATGGTGCAGAAGCAGAAAGAATTGATGCGATAAGAGAATTATTAGATGCAGGTAAGATTAAAACAGATGGAAAGAAGTATTATCTTTAG